One Sphingobacteriales bacterium DNA segment encodes these proteins:
- a CDS encoding T9SS type A sorting domain-containing protein produces the protein MSAGNYTVTITDGDCIGIHTFTVENLNITVDDCHNCGTGPSVISPNPFTQQLNFKFIILPPTGCQAPSSSTTAQVRLYNQQGMLVSELYNELVNFNENSEITVNTNDFPPGAYWLQLIYCNKTKTWTIIKQ, from the coding sequence TTGTCAGCAGGTAATTATACTGTTACAATTACAGACGGCGATTGCATTGGAATACATACTTTTACAGTAGAAAACCTAAATATAACTGTTGATGATTGCCATAATTGTGGAACAGGGCCGAGTGTAATTAGCCCTAATCCATTTACACAGCAGCTAAACTTTAAATTTATTATTCTACCACCAACTGGTTGTCAAGCCCCAAGTAGCAGCACAACCGCTCAGGTACGTTTATATAACCAACAAGGTATGCTTGTTAGTGAATTATATAACGAGCTGGTCAATTTTAATGAAAATAGCGAAATAACAGTTAATACAAACGATTTTCCTCCGGGGGCTTATTGGTTACAGTTAATATACTGTAACAAAACCAAAACATGGACAATAATTAAACAATAA
- a CDS encoding HEAT repeat domain-containing protein: MLTKEYIKDLKSNGNGAIGHLVKDYKDSGSLTFILENLGQLPKDFDGSFLPELLTHKNASVRLWTVKTFGKLDKEEYLATLKETALNDTDTTVRREAVSSIGRMRSKKGKKILFEILKDKDPKIVSQAIRGLLVFKGEEEVDEQLKALVNHENEMVRTVIYKEYFTEIKDKNSQPHTESYDYLKNVVVNADNIEAMKLLKDESIHLTFTSPPYYNARDYSIYPSYKHYLEFLADVFREVHRITKEGRFLIVNTSPIIIPRISRSHSSKRYPIPFDIHPYLMEMGWEFIDDIVWLKPEASVKNRIGGFMQHRKPLGYKPNSVTEYLMVYRKSTEKLLDWNIKQYDWNTILESKVADGYETTNVWKIDPCFDKVHSAVFPVELCKRVIQYYSYKDDLVFDPFGGSGTMGKTAKKLGRHFLLTEKDETYFEYMQSKKSKDMFDNFETKFLTLDKFKETIK, from the coding sequence ATGCTGACTAAAGAATACATCAAAGACCTAAAAAGCAACGGAAACGGTGCAATAGGACATCTTGTAAAAGATTATAAAGACAGCGGCTCGTTGACTTTTATACTTGAAAATCTTGGACAACTTCCCAAAGATTTTGACGGTAGTTTTCTACCCGAATTATTAACCCATAAAAATGCTTCTGTTCGACTTTGGACAGTTAAAACCTTTGGTAAACTTGACAAGGAAGAATATCTAGCAACTCTTAAAGAAACTGCATTAAATGATACTGACACAACTGTAAGACGTGAAGCGGTTTCTTCAATAGGCAGAATGAGAAGTAAAAAAGGAAAGAAAATACTTTTTGAAATTCTCAAAGACAAAGACCCAAAAATTGTAAGTCAAGCAATTCGTGGTTTGCTTGTTTTTAAAGGAGAAGAAGAAGTTGACGAGCAATTAAAAGCACTTGTAAATCACGAAAACGAAATGGTGAGAACGGTAATTTACAAAGAGTATTTTACTGAAATCAAAGACAAAAATTCTCAACCACATACAGAGAGTTACGATTATTTGAAAAATGTTGTTGTTAATGCAGACAACATTGAAGCAATGAAATTACTGAAAGATGAAAGCATTCATCTAACTTTTACTTCGCCACCATATTACAACGCAAGAGATTATTCTATTTACCCAAGCTATAAGCATTATCTTGAATTTCTTGCAGATGTTTTTAGAGAAGTCCATCGTATAACAAAAGAAGGTAGATTTTTAATTGTAAATACTTCACCGATTATTATTCCAAGAATTAGTCGTTCACATAGCAGTAAGCGTTATCCAATTCCTTTTGACATACATCCATATTTAATGGAAATGGGTTGGGAATTTATTGATGACATTGTTTGGCTAAAACCTGAAGCAAGTGTAAAAAATCGAATTGGTGGTTTTATGCAACACAGAAAACCATTAGGATACAAACCAAATAGTGTCACTGAATACTTAATGGTTTATCGCAAAAGCACCGAAAAACTTTTGGACTGGAATATTAAACAGTATGACTGGAATACAATTTTAGAAAGCAAAGTTGCAGACGGCTACGAAACAACAAATGTTTGGAAAATTGACCCTTGCTTTGATAAAGTGCATTCTGCGGTTTTTCCTGTTGAGCTTTGCAAAAGAGTTATTCAATACTATTCATACAAAGACGATTTAGTTTTTGACCCATTTGGCGGTAGTGGAACAATGGGGAAAACTGCAAAAAAGTTAGGCCGACATTTTCTTTTGACAGAGAAAGACGAAACATACTTTGAATATATGCAATCAAAAAAATCAAAAGATATGTTCGATAACTTTGAAACTAAATTTTTAACCCTTGATAAATTTAAAGAAACTATAAAATGA
- a CDS encoding helix-turn-helix domain-containing protein has product MASVKKYTSFGEHLRTLREEAGQTLKTVAEQISIDISLLAKIERNERHPTKQLIKQVATLFQVDEKELQDEFLSDQIAYKILDEEADLNILKVAEKKVSYLKTKRNAD; this is encoded by the coding sequence ATGGCATCTGTAAAAAAATATACTTCTTTTGGTGAGCATTTAAGGACACTTCGTGAAGAAGCTGGACAGACATTGAAAACAGTGGCTGAACAAATCAGCATTGATATTTCATTGCTTGCAAAAATTGAACGTAACGAACGACACCCAACAAAGCAACTTATTAAGCAGGTGGCAACATTGTTTCAAGTAGATGAGAAAGAATTACAAGATGAATTTCTCAGCGACCAAATTGCTTACAAAATTTTAGACGAAGAAGCAGACCTTAATATTCTAAAGGTTGCAGAAAAGAAAGTTTCATACTTAAAAACAAAAAGAAATGCTGACTAA
- a CDS encoding cupin domain-containing protein gives MAKQGDQITNARTGQRMVFLKTSKETNGNLLEIDSFNPKTDMREPIHIHPKQESSAEVVSGKLHFLINGKEQIVGPGEKITIPAGAHHCFWNEENEEAHSIQRFSPALTIDEFFETFFALSRDGKLNEKGIPNFIHASMILLKHRNDIRVINPPWIIQIMTYLTLSPIGWLMGYRNNYQSVNEHNKSSR, from the coding sequence ATGGCAAAGCAAGGCGACCAAATCACAAATGCACGGACAGGGCAAAGAATGGTATTTCTTAAAACAAGCAAGGAAACGAATGGCAATTTGTTGGAAATAGACTCGTTCAATCCCAAAACGGATATGAGAGAACCTATTCATATTCATCCAAAACAGGAAAGCTCCGCTGAAGTCGTTTCCGGGAAGCTCCATTTTTTGATAAATGGGAAAGAACAAATAGTTGGTCCCGGTGAAAAAATCACAATTCCTGCAGGGGCACATCATTGCTTTTGGAACGAGGAAAATGAGGAAGCACACAGCATTCAACGATTTTCGCCTGCCCTAACTATTGACGAATTTTTTGAGACATTTTTTGCATTATCACGAGACGGTAAGTTAAACGAAAAGGGAATACCAAATTTTATACATGCTTCAATGATACTGCTGAAACACAGGAACGATATTCGGGTAATTAATCCTCCGTGGATTATTCAAATAATGACTTACCTGACACTTTCACCCATTGGCTGGCTGATGGGTTATAGAAACAATTATCAGTCTGTAAATGAACATAATAAGAGCAGCCGCTAA
- a CDS encoding antitoxin VbhA family protein: MFNTIEIDRSNLTIMGVKFSDLKTLESTANALGSNMFEGFKPTPKGIEIIRDYVTGKISLTELVTFAKQKAYV, from the coding sequence ATGTTTAACACAATAGAAATAGACAGAAGTAACCTGACCATAATGGGTGTAAAATTTTCAGACTTGAAAACGCTTGAAAGTACTGCAAACGCTTTGGGAAGCAATATGTTTGAAGGATTTAAACCGACACCAAAAGGAATAGAAATTATACGGGACTATGTTACTGGAAAAATATCACTAACAGAACTTGTGACATTCGCCAAACAAAAAGCCTATGTCTAA
- a CDS encoding VOC family protein: protein MIYTDNIQETVDFYVKTLGFECLANEPEWGWARVRLDNADLMVSKPNDHIPFDKSTFTGSFYLNTDNVDEIWTMVNQNTKVCYPIENFEYGMREFAIYDNNGYVLQFGQDIKVETEK, encoded by the coding sequence ATGATTTACACTGACAACATTCAAGAGACGGTTGACTTCTACGTTAAGACTCTCGGGTTTGAATGTTTAGCAAATGAGCCTGAATGGGGTTGGGCAAGGGTTCGCCTTGACAATGCAGACCTTATGGTAAGCAAACCGAATGACCACATCCCGTTCGACAAATCGACATTTACCGGTTCATTTTATTTAAACACTGACAACGTTGACGAAATTTGGACAATGGTCAACCAAAACACCAAAGTCTGCTACCCAATTGAAAATTTTGAATATGGAATGAGGGAATTTGCTATTTACGACAATAACGGCTATGTGTTGCAATTCGGACAAGACATTAAAGTAGAAACAGAAAAGTAA
- a CDS encoding putative metal-dependent hydrolase — translation MTDIEKLKFPIGKFDKPSTITKDILNKWISDISTFPKRLLNEVVNLTDEQLDTQYRPNGWTIRQVVHHCADSHMNSLTRLKLTLTENQPTIKPYFEERWAELLDTKNMPIQPSLSMIEGIHERWTVLLNNLTDDQLKREFVHPQNGKIFRVDENIGLYAWHCNHHLAHITETKKHNNWNQELT, via the coding sequence ATGACGGACATTGAAAAATTAAAATTCCCGATTGGTAAGTTTGACAAACCATCAACAATAACGAAAGACATTTTAAACAAATGGATTTCTGACATTTCAACATTCCCAAAAAGACTATTAAACGAAGTTGTAAACTTAACAGACGAGCAACTTGATACGCAATATAGACCAAATGGTTGGACAATAAGACAAGTTGTTCATCATTGTGCAGACAGTCATATGAATAGTTTGACTCGCCTAAAACTTACATTGACAGAAAACCAACCAACAATAAAGCCATATTTTGAAGAACGTTGGGCAGAACTCCTTGATACTAAAAATATGCCGATACAACCATCATTGAGCATGATAGAAGGAATCCACGAGAGGTGGACAGTTTTGCTTAACAATTTAACTGACGACCAATTGAAGAGAGAATTCGTCCATCCTCAGAACGGGAAAATTTTCAGAGTTGACGAAAATATAGGTTTGTATGCATGGCATTGTAACCACCATCTTGCCCACATAACTGAAACAAAAAAACATAATAATTGGAACCAAGAATTGACGTAA
- a CDS encoding transposase — protein sequence MTAIPSVAACAPNPDYNFDRFDYNNLTDTYNCPQGETLRTNGNNYLKTKENSTYYVKHYKTTKCQHCPVKLLCTKNAKGRLIERSEYQQYVDINKKT from the coding sequence ATGACAGCCATACCCTCAGTTGCCGCTTGCGCACCTAATCCGGATTACAATTTTGACCGCTTTGACTACAACAATCTTACCGATACCTACAACTGTCCGCAGGGAGAAACACTCCGTACAAACGGCAATAACTACCTCAAAACCAAAGAGAACTCGACCTATTATGTTAAACATTATAAAACCACTAAATGTCAGCATTGTCCCGTCAAATTGTTATGCACCAAAAATGCAAAAGGCAGACTCATAGAGCGGAGCGAGTACCAACAATATGTAGATATTAACAAAAAAACATAG
- a CDS encoding transposase, with amino-acid sequence MEYIKGIPREQAVLFTDCLDNIIASDNEVRLIDMFVESIEMEKFGFASKLNAEGRPAYNPKDLLKLFIYGYLNCIRSSRVLEKECRRNTE; translated from the coding sequence ATGGAATATATTAAAGGAATACCAAGAGAACAAGCCGTTTTATTTACCGATTGCTTAGACAATATTATCGCTTCGGACAATGAAGTTCGGTTAATTGATATGTTTGTTGAAAGTATTGAGATGGAAAAATTTGGTTTTGCCAGCAAACTAAATGCTGAAGGTCGGCCAGCATACAACCCGAAAGATTTGCTCAAATTGTTTATTTACGGGTATTTAAACTGCATTCGTTCTTCGAGAGTGTTAGAAAAAGAGTGCAGGCGCAATACCGAGTGA
- a CDS encoding CfrBI family restriction endonuclease — translation MTLTEQVAKNIIRKLLKGDDYRIEVVTLINAEFLQFAIEFFKKIIDAKLKNENISIDWYKKEFLNPNLPAKEITINSGLNKKTIHNMFNSSTKEIIIDAANEHYDVLYESIKVLVETEHELELTLTIKFKGVSVDLNVSESLIVINTLAVKRAELRGGLWSTAGKRVENPLMKTLCKLYSVSEDNYKAKFVKDNAKGFDREIDFYLLKDGKEFLCEVKLMGSGNPESADAVIARATNVFVADKLSIQNKNQLDHLGINWVEMRSENGFKRFKLALENLGIPHKDLSGNFDEKLDTIFKEIFA, via the coding sequence ATGACATTAACAGAACAAGTAGCAAAGAACATAATCCGCAAACTTTTAAAAGGAGACGATTATAGAATTGAAGTTGTAACTCTTATCAATGCGGAGTTTTTGCAATTTGCAATTGAATTTTTCAAGAAAATTATTGACGCTAAACTGAAAAACGAAAACATATCCATTGATTGGTATAAAAAGGAGTTTTTAAATCCAAATTTGCCAGCTAAGGAAATTACAATCAATTCCGGGTTGAACAAAAAGACCATTCATAATATGTTCAACTCATCCACAAAAGAAATCATCATTGATGCAGCTAATGAACATTATGATGTTTTATATGAAAGCATCAAAGTTTTAGTTGAGACCGAGCACGAATTAGAATTGACTTTGACAATAAAGTTTAAAGGTGTTTCTGTTGACCTGAATGTTAGTGAAAGTTTAATAGTAATAAACACACTTGCAGTTAAACGAGCCGAATTGCGGGGCGGACTTTGGAGCACAGCTGGAAAGAGAGTGGAGAACCCACTAATGAAAACACTCTGCAAACTATATTCAGTAAGTGAAGATAATTATAAAGCAAAATTCGTAAAAGACAACGCAAAAGGATTTGACCGAGAAATTGATTTTTACTTGCTCAAAGATGGCAAAGAATTTTTATGTGAAGTAAAACTAATGGGAAGCGGAAATCCTGAAAGTGCTGATGCAGTAATTGCAAGAGCAACTAATGTTTTTGTTGCAGACAAACTTTCAATTCAAAATAAAAACCAACTTGATCACTTGGGAATTAATTGGGTTGAAATGAGAAGTGAAAATGGTTTTAAGCGGTTTAAACTTGCTTTAGAAAACCTTGGTATTCCTCACAAGGACTTATCTGGCAACTTTGACGAAAAATTAGATACGATTTTTAAAGAAATATTTGCCTAA
- a CDS encoding transposase produces MEYIKGIPREQAVLFTDCLDNIIASDNEVRLIDMFVESIEMEKFGFASKLNAEGRPAYNPKDLLKLFIYGYLNCIRSSRC; encoded by the coding sequence ATGGAATATATTAAAGGAATACCAAGAGAACAAGCCGTTTTATTTACCGATTGCTTAGACAATATTATCGCTTCGGACAATGAAGTTCGGTTAATTGATATGTTTGTTGAAAGTATTGAGATGGAAAAATTTGGTTTTGCCAGCAAACTAAATGCTGAAGGTCGGCCAGCATACAACCCGAAAGATTTGCTCAAATTGTTTATTTACGGGTATTTAAACTGCATTCGTTCTTCGAGGTGTTAG
- a CDS encoding Fic family protein, whose translation MSNSYKYIDPDFTYTDPKTGLLRNLQDITDPDVLLFVESGAVTKRLQELYENPIKIKGIDTLFEIHRHLFQDIYVWAGKKRTVEISKDGKQFFPTSHFDNAFRYIDQLIVEFKKIPKDNKKLLAEKLAEILDNVNYLHPFREGNGRTQREFLRLLALEKGLTLNLNPPDNKSVYEQYMKGTIESDVKTLTELIFELIDTNDK comes from the coding sequence ATGTCTAATTCCTACAAATACATAGACCCTGACTTCACCTACACTGACCCCAAGACAGGACTTTTAAGGAATTTACAGGACATAACCGACCCCGATGTATTGCTCTTTGTTGAGAGCGGTGCGGTAACAAAACGACTACAAGAACTTTACGAAAACCCGATAAAAATAAAGGGTATTGACACCCTTTTTGAAATTCACAGACATTTATTTCAAGACATTTACGTTTGGGCAGGCAAAAAGCGGACAGTTGAAATTAGCAAAGACGGTAAGCAGTTCTTCCCTACTTCGCACTTTGACAACGCTTTCAGATACATTGACCAATTAATTGTTGAGTTCAAGAAAATTCCGAAAGACAACAAAAAACTGTTAGCCGAGAAATTGGCGGAAATTTTAGATAACGTCAATTATTTACACCCATTCAGAGAAGGAAACGGACGAACACAAAGAGAGTTTTTAAGACTGTTGGCATTAGAAAAAGGCTTGACTCTAAATCTCAACCCACCAGACAACAAAAGTGTTTACGAACAATATATGAAAGGGACGATTGAAAGTGACGTGAAGACGTTGACAGAATTGATTTTTGAGCTAATTGACACGAATGACAAATAG
- a CDS encoding fibrobacter succinogenes major paralogous domain-containing protein has product MREIILFFAVLAFYVTKIQAQTVTDYDGNVYNTVTIGTQVWMKENLNVKHYRNGDAIPEVQDSVLWVNQNEGAWCYNENNPVNGAVYGTLYNWYAANDPRNIAPVGWHLPTDDEWKTLEIYLGMSPATANRVNTEEQPRAMH; this is encoded by the coding sequence ATGAGAGAAATAATTCTTTTTTTTGCCGTACTTGCATTTTATGTGACTAAAATTCAGGCGCAGACAGTAACCGACTATGACGGGAATGTTTATAACACAGTAACTATTGGAACTCAAGTATGGATGAAAGAAAATTTAAACGTAAAGCACTATCGCAATGGCGATGCGATACCGGAAGTACAAGATTCAGTACTTTGGGTAAATCAAAATGAAGGCGCGTGGTGTTATAATGAAAATAACCCTGTCAATGGCGCTGTTTACGGAACGCTTTACAACTGGTATGCAGCCAACGACCCGCGCAACATAGCCCCGGTAGGTTGGCACCTGCCTACAGACGATGAATGGAAAACATTAGAGATATATCTTGGAATGTCACCTGCAACAGCTAACCGGGTCAATACCGAGGAACAACCGAGGGCAATGCATTAA
- a CDS encoding transposase — protein MAVATISTRPQYHSQFRKDNQKAIREVFRHTVRIAKQFQLIGGKLIAGDSTKLRAQNSKKNNFNEKKIAQHLAYIDKKLDEYNAELAAADEDNKQTIQAEIDKQTQRKQNYQVLQQQLEDTGEKQISTTDPDSRQLITRNNITEVGYNVQTTVDDKHKLIIDYKLTNTNDSKAMGEMLQSAQTILQTTGFTALYDKGYHTGSEIKTAVEMG, from the coding sequence GTGGCTGTTGCAACAATTAGCACCCGACCACAATACCATAGCCAATTTCGGAAAGATAATCAAAAAGCCATCCGGGAAGTATTTCGGCACACCGTGCGCATAGCAAAACAATTTCAATTAATAGGGGGCAAACTCATTGCCGGCGACTCGACCAAACTTCGGGCTCAAAACAGCAAGAAAAACAATTTTAATGAAAAGAAAATAGCACAACATCTTGCCTATATTGACAAAAAGTTAGACGAGTACAACGCCGAACTTGCCGCAGCCGATGAAGATAACAAACAAACTATACAAGCAGAAATTGACAAGCAAACACAACGAAAACAAAACTACCAAGTCCTTCAGCAACAACTTGAGGATACGGGCGAAAAACAAATTTCTACCACCGACCCCGACAGCCGCCAACTCATTACCCGCAACAATATTACCGAAGTAGGGTACAACGTGCAAACCACCGTAGATGATAAACACAAACTCATTATTGATTACAAACTTACCAATACCAACGACAGCAAAGCCATGGGCGAGATGCTGCAAAGCGCGCAAACAATATTGCAAACAACGGGTTTTACCGCCCTTTACGACAAAGGATATCACACCGGAAGTGAAATAAAAACGGCAGTCGAAATGGGGTAG
- a CDS encoding T9SS type A sorting domain-containing protein, giving the protein MDCCPGHDPNAGTNSSGFTALGGGFRWYFNAGDPYLSFSPPTGNAQFWTSSEQNDSTAWLRHLCVYHEDIYRANWKKANGSSIRLIKDLTTGINEGNGHLLFNVYPHPVTDILYVTVRNTEPSEIMLYDIFARQILQQTFTNSTTIKTEQLADGIYFYKLRNSDDKIESGKIIKQ; this is encoded by the coding sequence TTGGATTGTTGCCCGGGGCATGATCCGAATGCGGGAACCAATTCAAGCGGTTTCACAGCACTTGGTGGTGGCTTTAGATGGTATTTTAATGCAGGTGATCCTTATTTATCATTCTCGCCTCCAACCGGCAATGCTCAATTCTGGACATCTAGCGAACAAAATGATTCTACAGCATGGCTCAGACATTTGTGCGTTTATCACGAAGATATTTATAGAGCAAACTGGAAAAAAGCAAATGGTTCTTCCATACGTTTGATTAAGGATTTAACAACAGGAATAAATGAAGGTAACGGGCATCTGCTATTTAATGTTTACCCGCATCCTGTAACGGACATATTGTATGTGACAGTTCGCAATACTGAACCATCGGAAATTATGCTCTATGACATTTTCGCACGACAAATTTTGCAACAGACATTCACAAACTCAACGACAATAAAGACAGAACAACTTGCTGACGGAATTTATTTCTATAAATTGAGAAACAGCGATGATAAAATTGAGAGTGGGAAAATTATTAAGCAATAA
- a CDS encoding transposase, whose translation MYKLRQQIVEHPYGTIKRQWGYSYIITKRGIERAAADVGLIMTAYNLRRLFNILPRELFKTWLKTLFLFFVFL comes from the coding sequence TTGTATAAGCTTCGGCAGCAAATAGTAGAACACCCCTACGGCACAATTAAACGGCAATGGGGTTACTCCTACATCATCACCAAGCGGGGCATTGAGCGCGCCGCCGCCGATGTGGGGCTTATAATGACTGCCTATAATTTGCGCCGATTATTCAATATTTTGCCTCGTGAGCTGTTCAAAACGTGGTTAAAAACCCTGTTTTTGTTTTTCGTCTTTTTATAG